In Aegilops tauschii subsp. strangulata cultivar AL8/78 chromosome 3, Aet v6.0, whole genome shotgun sequence, one genomic interval encodes:
- the LOC109739522 gene encoding F-box protein SKIP8 has protein sequence MDGFRALIAAAATAVCCVVCAIWAFRSPSPPPPKKQQPIPSGCCSCASCGCCANTTFPSANGEMAVGGEMNKAPAPAPATTGASMMEQLVPEITTHALSYLDCTSLCRLSMTNSAMRRAANDDGAWKALYHKDFTAEQDTITPPNGWKAYYAATKAIMNVNAEFYNIIREGSLPAMSHFWLNSDYVKCVHATGELFTGYNAVMNSWGLLFNWGQDGGQGTDFQLRDVRARVLADVAWVNMKVHVDVDPGPFHVTNVYEFRNGRWYMVHHHSSLMADPAPHNLFG, from the exons ATGGACGGCTTCCGGGCCCTGATCGCCGCCGCGGCCACCGCCGTCTGCTGCGTCGTCTGCGCCATCTGGGCATTCCGCTCCCCTTCCCCCCCTCCCCCCAAGAAGCAGCAGCCCATTCCTTCAGGCTGCTGCAGCTGCGCTTCCTGTGGTTGCTGCGCCAATACCACTTTCCCCAGCGCCAACGGCGAGATGGCCGTCGGCGGGGAGATGAACAAGGCGCCGGCGCCAGCACCTGCAACGACGGGCGCCTCCATGATGGAGCAGCTCGTGCCTGAGATCACCACCCACGCGCTCAGCTACCTCGACTGTACTAGCCTCTGCCGCCTCTCGATGACCAACTCAGCCATGCGCCGTGCCGCCAACGACGACGGGGCTTGGAAGGCGCTCTACCACAAG GATTTTACAGCGGAGCAGGATACTATAACTCCGCCTAACGGATGGAAGGCATACTATGCAGCTACAAAGGCCATCATGAATGTGAATGCCGAGTTCTATAATATCATCAGGGAAGGATCCTTGCCAGCAATGAGTCACTTCTGGCTTAACTCAGACTATGTAAAATGTGTACATGCTACTGGAGAACTTTTTACCGG ATACAATGCAGTGATGAACAGCTGGGGCTTGTTATTCAACTGGGGCCAAGATGGAGGCCAGGGCACTGATTTTCAGCTACGGGATGTCAGAGCTCGTGTACTTGCTGATGTAGCATGGGTTAACATGAAGGTTCATGTCGATGTTGACCCAGGGCCGTTCCATGTGACCAATGTATACGAGTTCCGTAATGGCAGGTGGTATATGGTTCATCACCATAGCTCGCTCATGGCTGACCCGGCGCCACATAATCTGTTTGGCTGA